From the genome of Streptomyces sp. NBC_00659, one region includes:
- a CDS encoding inositol monophosphatase family protein — protein sequence MTDPLHTELLQLAHEAARRAGELLRDGRPADLTVAATKSSPIDVVTEMDIAAEKLITSLIAEHRPRDGFLGEEGSATEGTSGVRWIVDPLDGTVNYLYGLPTWAVSIAAQQDGETVVGVVAAPMRGETYHAVRGRGARASGAWVGERRLACRPSPPLDQALVSTGFNYVTEVRTHQADVAQRLIPLVRDIRRSGSAAVDLCDVAAGRLDGYYERGLHPWDLAAGDLIAREAGAVTGGRPGEGPTGDLAVAASPGVFEPLQRLLEDFGAWHD from the coding sequence GTGACCGACCCGCTGCACACCGAACTCCTCCAGCTCGCGCACGAGGCCGCCCGCCGTGCGGGTGAGCTGCTGCGCGACGGCCGCCCGGCGGACCTCACGGTCGCCGCCACGAAGTCCAGCCCGATCGACGTCGTCACCGAGATGGACATCGCCGCCGAGAAGCTGATCACTTCGCTGATCGCCGAACACCGGCCCCGTGACGGCTTCCTCGGCGAGGAGGGCTCCGCCACCGAGGGCACCAGCGGAGTCCGCTGGATCGTCGACCCGCTCGACGGCACGGTCAACTACCTGTACGGGCTGCCGACCTGGGCGGTGTCCATCGCGGCCCAGCAGGACGGCGAGACCGTCGTCGGCGTCGTGGCGGCACCCATGCGCGGCGAGACGTACCACGCGGTCCGCGGCCGGGGCGCCCGGGCCTCCGGCGCCTGGGTCGGCGAACGACGGCTGGCCTGCCGTCCGTCCCCGCCGCTCGACCAGGCCCTCGTCTCGACGGGCTTCAACTACGTGACCGAGGTCAGGACCCATCAGGCCGATGTGGCCCAGCGGCTGATCCCGCTGGTGCGCGACATCCGGCGCTCCGGCTCGGCGGCGGTCGACCTGTGCGACGTCGCGGCCGGCCGCCTCGACGGCTACTACGAACGCGGTCTGCACCCCTGGGATCTGGCGGCGGGGGACCTGATCGCCAGGGAAGCGGGCGCGGTGACCGGTGGACGCCCCGGAGAGGGCCCTACGGGCGATCTCGCGGTGGCCGCCTCCCCGGGCGTCTTCGAGCCCCTCCAGCGGCTCCTGGAGGACTTCGGGGCCTGGCACGACTGA
- a CDS encoding response regulator transcription factor produces MRVLVVEDEQLLADAVATGLRREAMAVDVVYDGAAALERIGVNDYDVVVLDRDLPLVHGDDVCRKIVELGMPTRVLMLTASGDVSDRVEGLEIGADDYLPKPFAFSELTARVRALGRRTSLPLPPVLERAGIKLDPNRREVFRDGKEVQLAPKEFAVLEVLLRSEGAVVSAEQLLEKAWDENTDPFTNVVRVTVMTLRRKLGEPAVIVTVPGSGYRI; encoded by the coding sequence GTGCGCGTACTCGTCGTCGAGGACGAGCAGCTGCTCGCCGATGCGGTGGCCACCGGACTGCGCCGGGAGGCCATGGCCGTCGACGTCGTGTACGACGGCGCGGCCGCGCTGGAGCGCATCGGGGTCAACGACTACGACGTCGTCGTCCTCGACCGAGACCTCCCGCTCGTGCACGGCGACGACGTCTGCCGGAAGATCGTCGAGCTCGGCATGCCCACACGCGTGCTGATGCTGACCGCGTCCGGCGACGTCAGCGACCGTGTCGAGGGCCTGGAGATCGGCGCCGACGACTACCTCCCCAAGCCGTTCGCGTTCAGCGAGCTGACCGCACGCGTGCGTGCCCTCGGACGTCGTACGAGCCTGCCGCTGCCGCCGGTCCTGGAGCGTGCCGGGATCAAGCTCGACCCCAACCGCCGCGAGGTCTTCCGCGACGGCAAGGAGGTCCAGCTCGCTCCCAAGGAGTTCGCCGTCCTGGAGGTGCTGCTGCGCAGCGAGGGCGCCGTCGTCTCCGCGGAACAGCTCCTGGAGAAGGCCTGGGACGAGAACACGGACCCGTTCACCAACGTGGTGCGCGTGACCGTCATGACGCTGCGGCGCAAGCTCGGCGAGCCCGCCGTGATCGTCACCGTGCCCGGCTCCGGGTACAGGATCTGA
- a CDS encoding sensor histidine kinase encodes MATTPAPPVAPPKPTWDPRRAEPPFPWLRPTIRIRLTLLYGGMFLIAGIMLLSIIYLLAAQALNVGSELPFKIISGQVGSSTCNLPTQPSADELNRAMADCVNQQRQHALDDLLSRSLLALLGLAVIAFAFGYAMAGRVLSPLGHITRTARAVAGSDLSRRIELDGPDDELKELADTFDDMLERLQRAFTAQQRFVGNASHELRTPLAINRTLLEVHLSGPGVPTEMQQLGKTLLATNERSEQLVEGLLLLARSDNQIIERKPVDLAEVASQAVDQVHAEAEAKGVEIRGLRAPVVVQGNGVLLERIALNLVQNAVRYNVPQDGWVEVTTDTEHGRAVLEVSNTGPVVPAYEVDNLFEPFRRLRTERTGSDKGVGLGLSIVRSVARAHGGHIVARPREGGGLVMRVTLPI; translated from the coding sequence GTGGCCACCACCCCCGCGCCGCCCGTGGCGCCTCCGAAGCCCACCTGGGACCCGAGAAGAGCGGAACCGCCCTTCCCCTGGCTGCGCCCCACGATCCGCATACGGCTCACGCTGCTGTACGGCGGCATGTTCCTGATCGCCGGCATCATGCTGCTGTCGATCATCTACCTGCTCGCGGCGCAGGCGCTGAACGTCGGCAGCGAACTCCCCTTCAAGATCATTTCCGGACAGGTCGGCAGCAGCACCTGCAACCTCCCGACGCAACCCTCGGCGGACGAGCTCAACCGCGCGATGGCCGACTGTGTGAACCAGCAGCGCCAGCACGCCCTCGACGACCTGCTCAGCCGCTCCCTGCTGGCCCTGCTCGGCCTCGCGGTCATCGCCTTCGCGTTCGGCTACGCGATGGCGGGCCGCGTCCTGTCGCCGCTCGGCCACATCACCCGCACCGCGCGCGCGGTGGCCGGCTCCGACCTGTCCCGGCGGATCGAGCTGGACGGTCCGGACGACGAGCTGAAGGAGCTCGCGGACACCTTCGACGACATGCTGGAGCGGCTTCAGCGGGCCTTCACCGCCCAGCAGCGGTTCGTCGGGAACGCCTCCCACGAACTGCGCACACCTCTCGCGATCAACCGCACGCTCCTGGAGGTGCACCTCTCCGGTCCCGGGGTGCCGACGGAGATGCAGCAGCTCGGCAAGACGCTGCTCGCCACCAACGAACGCAGCGAACAGCTCGTCGAGGGCCTGCTGCTGCTCGCCCGCAGCGACAACCAGATCATCGAGCGCAAGCCGGTGGACCTCGCCGAGGTCGCCTCGCAGGCCGTCGACCAGGTGCACGCCGAGGCGGAGGCCAAGGGCGTGGAGATCCGCGGGCTGCGCGCCCCGGTGGTCGTCCAGGGCAACGGCGTCCTCCTGGAGCGGATCGCCCTGAACCTCGTCCAGAACGCCGTTCGGTACAACGTGCCGCAGGACGGCTGGGTCGAGGTCACGACCGACACGGAGCACGGCCGGGCGGTCCTGGAAGTATCGAACACGGGACCGGTCGTTCCCGCGTACGAGGTCGACAATCTTTTCGAACCCTTCCGACGGCTGCGCACGGAGCGCACGGGCAGCGACAAGGGTGTGGGCCTTGGCCTGTCGATCGTCCGGTCGGTGGCCCGCGCGCACGGGGGTCACATCGTCGCCCGGCCCCGAGAAGGAGGTGGGCTCGTGATGCGCGTCACCCTTCCCATCTGA
- a CDS encoding DUF4193 domain-containing protein: MATDYDTPRKTDDDVDSDSLEELKARRNDKSTSSVDVDEFEAAEGLELPGADLSNEELAVRVLPKQQDEFTCMSCFLVHHRSQLAREKNGQPICRDCD; encoded by the coding sequence ATGGCAACGGATTACGACACCCCGCGCAAGACCGACGACGACGTCGACTCGGACAGCCTTGAAGAACTGAAGGCTCGCCGGAACGACAAGTCGACCTCGTCCGTCGACGTAGATGAGTTCGAGGCCGCGGAAGGCCTGGAACTGCCCGGTGCGGACCTCTCGAACGAAGAGCTGGCCGTCCGGGTGCTGCCCAAGCAGCAGGACGAGTTCACCTGCATGAGCTGCTTCCTGGTGCACCACCGCAGCCAGCTGGCCCGCGAGAAGAACGGTCAGCCGATCTGCCGCGACTGCGACTGA
- a CDS encoding DUF3093 domain-containing protein, which produces MQLSASPYEERLTAPRSWWVISFLVGLALALVFLPFGTLPMLGALVGGTAVAAVAASAYGSIRIRVVGDALIAGDARIPVSALGDAEIMDPEEARAWRTYKADTRAFMLLRSYIPTALRVQVTDPADPTPYLYLSTREPERLAAALETARESARPAES; this is translated from the coding sequence ATGCAGCTCTCCGCCTCCCCGTACGAAGAACGCCTCACCGCACCCCGCTCGTGGTGGGTGATCAGCTTTCTGGTCGGGCTCGCGCTGGCCCTGGTGTTCCTCCCGTTCGGCACTCTGCCGATGCTCGGAGCCCTCGTCGGCGGCACCGCGGTCGCGGCGGTCGCGGCCAGCGCGTACGGCTCGATCCGCATCCGCGTGGTCGGTGACGCGCTGATCGCCGGCGACGCCAGGATCCCGGTCTCGGCCCTGGGCGACGCGGAGATCATGGACCCGGAGGAAGCGCGCGCCTGGCGCACCTACAAGGCCGACACCCGCGCCTTCATGCTCCTGCGCTCGTACATCCCCACGGCGCTGCGCGTCCAGGTCACGGACCCGGCGGACCCGACGCCCTACCTGTACCTGTCGACACGGGAGCCGGAGCGCCTGGCCGCCGCCCTGGAGACGGCACGGGAGTCGGCCCGTCCCGCGGAGAGCTGA
- a CDS encoding PaaI family thioesterase: protein MSGTSAALTPPADAVAPVRHPDAPAPGELLGAHYEHCFGCGGAQPHGLHLEARAGEGVKITAEFTVRPVHQGAPGLAHGGVLATALDETLGSLNWLLRTIAVTGRLETDFRRPVPVDTVLYLEAEVTAVAGRKIYCTATGRIGGPEGPVAVRADALFVEVKVDHFIDNGRPEEIRAAMNDPDQIRRARAFEVNP, encoded by the coding sequence GTGAGTGGTACTTCCGCAGCTCTGACGCCTCCCGCCGACGCCGTCGCGCCGGTGCGGCACCCCGACGCGCCCGCCCCCGGAGAGCTCCTCGGAGCACACTACGAACACTGTTTCGGGTGCGGTGGAGCACAGCCCCACGGGCTGCATCTGGAGGCCCGCGCGGGCGAGGGTGTCAAGATCACGGCGGAGTTCACCGTGCGCCCCGTCCACCAGGGCGCCCCGGGGCTCGCGCACGGCGGTGTTCTCGCCACCGCGCTCGACGAGACGCTCGGCTCGCTGAACTGGCTGCTGCGGACGATCGCCGTGACAGGACGCCTGGAGACCGACTTCCGCCGTCCTGTACCCGTCGACACCGTGCTGTATCTGGAGGCCGAGGTCACCGCGGTGGCCGGCCGGAAGATCTACTGCACCGCCACGGGGCGGATCGGCGGCCCCGAGGGGCCCGTCGCCGTCCGTGCCGACGCCCTCTTCGTCGAGGTGAAGGTCGACCACTTCATCGACAACGGCCGCCCGGAGGAGATCCGCGCGGCGATGAACGACCCGGACCAGATCCGGCGAGCCCGTGCCTTCGAGGTGAACCCGTGA
- the dut gene encoding dUTP diphosphatase, protein MIRRVDPDVPLPEYAHPGDAGADLRTTESRELEPGERAVLPTGVSIALPEGYAAFVHPRSGLAARCGVALVNAPGTVDAGYRGEIKVIVVNLDPRESVRFERFDRIAQLVVQQVEKVRFQEVAELPDSARAAGGFGSTGGHAAVDSTTGGNRYASVVSDREGQ, encoded by the coding sequence ATGATCAGGCGCGTCGATCCCGACGTCCCGCTTCCCGAGTACGCGCACCCCGGTGACGCGGGAGCCGATCTGCGCACCACCGAGAGCCGCGAGCTCGAGCCCGGTGAACGGGCCGTGCTGCCGACGGGAGTGTCCATCGCTCTGCCCGAGGGGTACGCGGCCTTCGTGCACCCCCGCTCCGGCCTGGCCGCCCGCTGCGGCGTCGCCCTCGTGAATGCCCCGGGGACGGTTGATGCCGGGTACCGTGGGGAGATCAAGGTGATCGTGGTGAATCTCGATCCGCGCGAGTCGGTGCGGTTCGAGCGCTTCGACCGGATTGCTCAACTGGTCGTCCAGCAGGTCGAGAAGGTTCGCTTCCAGGAGGTCGCGGAACTCCCCGATTCTGCGCGGGCCGCAGGGGGCTTCGGGTCCACGGGCGGTCATGCCGCCGTGGACAGCACGACGGGTGGGAATCGATACGCTTCGGTCGTATCCGACCGGGAAGGACAGTGA
- a CDS encoding DUF3710 domain-containing protein, with protein sequence MFGRRKKGSAAEDAAGEAEQVVDGVDTEADEERERVRLEPEPRPDGPWDSTEVREPAEGRVDLGGLFVPGVDGMELRVEVAGDAIVAATVVVNDSAVQLQAFAAPKREGIWGEVREEIASGITQQGGVIDEVEGPLGWELRAQVPVQLPDGTGGFQVVRFVGVDGPRWFLRGVISGQGAVQPGAAGLLEQIFRDTVVVRGEGPMAPRDPIVLKLPNDAQMVPESVQQEDQSGSRFSGGMGQLQRGPEITEVR encoded by the coding sequence GTGTTCGGACGTCGCAAGAAGGGCAGTGCCGCCGAGGACGCGGCGGGCGAGGCCGAGCAGGTCGTCGACGGCGTCGACACTGAGGCGGACGAGGAGCGCGAGCGCGTGAGGCTCGAGCCCGAGCCGCGCCCCGACGGGCCCTGGGACAGCACGGAGGTCCGTGAACCGGCCGAGGGCCGGGTGGACCTCGGAGGTCTGTTCGTGCCCGGAGTCGACGGTATGGAGCTGCGGGTCGAGGTCGCGGGCGACGCGATCGTCGCGGCGACCGTCGTCGTCAACGACAGCGCCGTGCAGCTCCAGGCCTTCGCCGCTCCCAAGCGCGAGGGCATCTGGGGCGAGGTGCGCGAGGAGATCGCCTCCGGGATCACCCAGCAGGGCGGTGTCATCGACGAGGTCGAGGGCCCGCTCGGCTGGGAGCTGCGGGCGCAGGTACCGGTCCAGCTGCCGGACGGCACGGGCGGTTTCCAGGTCGTGCGGTTCGTCGGCGTGGACGGACCCCGCTGGTTCCTGCGCGGAGTGATCTCCGGGCAGGGCGCGGTGCAGCCGGGGGCCGCGGGTCTGCTGGAGCAGATCTTCCGGGACACGGTCGTCGTCCGCGGTGAGGGGCCGATGGCCCCGCGCGACCCGATCGTCCTGAAGCTGCCGAACGACGCGCAGATGGTCCCCGAGAGTGTCCAGCAGGAGGACCAGAGCGGCTCCCGCTTCTCCGGCGGCATGGGACAGCTCCAGCGCGGACCGGAGATCACCGAGGTTCGCTAG
- a CDS encoding alginate lyase family protein: MSDTPTRHRRRRRPAFLVTVAAATAALVGTLLSWPGAHRADAAPAAFVHPGVTVSRGQLDFARTEVLAGAQPWKGAYDQMTASKYASLTRTPTPRATVECGSYSNPNYGCTDEREDAIAAYTDALAWYITRDDRYAKKAIELMDAWSAVIKSHTNSNAPLQTGWAGSSWPKAAEIIKYTYTGSWANSGRFASMLRDVYLPQIINGSNSNGNWELSMMEAAVGISVFLEDKTSYDKAMAKFRTRTAAYVYLSTDGAVPKTVPSQNLDTTAKIVSYWQGQSTFVTGLTQETCRDLTHTGYGISAISHIAETSRIQGQDLYGTDVGERLRQALGFQAKYQLGTAVPSWLCGGSLNLGLGPVTEVGYNALHNRLGIAMTNTQALTQQNRPAGSNNLFVAWETLTHGDNPA, from the coding sequence ATGTCCGACACCCCCACTCGGCATCGCCGCAGACGGCGCCCGGCCTTCCTCGTCACCGTCGCCGCCGCGACCGCCGCACTCGTCGGCACCCTCCTGTCCTGGCCCGGCGCACACCGGGCCGACGCGGCGCCCGCCGCCTTCGTCCACCCCGGAGTCACCGTCTCCAGGGGACAGCTGGACTTCGCCCGCACCGAGGTCCTGGCCGGCGCCCAGCCCTGGAAGGGCGCCTACGACCAGATGACGGCGAGCAAGTACGCCTCGCTCACGCGCACCCCCACGCCCCGCGCGACCGTCGAGTGCGGCTCGTACTCCAACCCCAACTACGGCTGCACGGACGAGCGCGAGGACGCCATCGCCGCGTACACCGACGCCCTCGCCTGGTACATCACGCGCGACGACCGGTACGCCAAGAAGGCCATCGAGCTGATGGACGCCTGGTCCGCGGTGATCAAGTCCCACACCAACAGCAACGCACCCCTCCAGACCGGCTGGGCGGGCTCCTCCTGGCCCAAGGCCGCAGAGATCATCAAGTACACGTACACCGGCTCCTGGGCGAACTCCGGCCGCTTCGCGAGCATGCTGCGCGACGTCTACCTGCCCCAGATCATCAACGGTTCCAACTCCAACGGGAACTGGGAGCTGTCGATGATGGAGGCGGCGGTCGGCATCTCCGTCTTCCTGGAGGACAAGACGTCGTACGACAAGGCCATGGCGAAGTTCCGGACGCGCACCGCGGCGTACGTCTACCTCTCGACCGACGGCGCCGTGCCCAAGACCGTGCCGAGCCAGAACCTCGACACCACCGCGAAGATCGTCAGCTACTGGCAGGGGCAGTCCACGTTCGTCACCGGCCTCACACAGGAAACCTGCCGCGACCTCACCCACACCGGCTACGGCATCTCGGCCATCTCCCACATCGCCGAGACCAGCCGCATCCAGGGGCAGGACCTCTACGGCACCGACGTCGGCGAGCGGCTGCGCCAGGCGCTCGGCTTCCAGGCGAAGTACCAGCTGGGTACGGCCGTGCCGAGCTGGCTGTGCGGCGGCTCGCTGAACCTCGGGCTCGGCCCGGTCACCGAGGTCGGCTACAACGCCCTGCACAACCGCCTGGGCATCGCGATGACCAACACCCAGGCGCTCACCCAGCAGAACCGTCCGGCCGGCAGCAACAACCTCTTCGTCGCGTGGGAGACGCTGACGCACGGCGACAATCCCGCGTGA
- a CDS encoding sensor histidine kinase — protein sequence MGRGKLRIYLGAAPGVGKTYAMLSEAHRRVERGTDCVVAFVEHHHRPRTEVMLHGLEQVPRKELEYRGGVFTEMDVDAVLRRAPAVALVDELAHTNVPGSRNAKRWQDVEELLAAGVDVVSTVNIQHLESLGDVVESITGVRQRETVPDEVVRRADQIELVDMSPPALRRRMAHGNIYKPDKVDAALSNYFRPGNLTALRELALLWVADRADEYLTEYRSEHRVSKIWGSRERIVVGLTGGPEGRTLIRRAARLAEKGAGGEVMAVYIARSDGLTSASPKELAVQRTLVEDLGGTFHHVVGDDIPASLLDFARGVNATQIVLGSSRRKTWQYVFGPGVGATVARESGPDLDVHIVTHEEVAKGRGLPVARGVRLGRSRIIWGWAIGIGGPVVMALLLNTIDLGLANDMLLFLAVTVAAALLGGLLPALASAAFGSLLLNYFYTPPLHRLTVADPKNIVAIVIFVGVAVSVASVVDLAARRTHQAARLRAESEILSFLAGSVLRGETSLEALLERVRETFGMESVALLERAGDVDPWTCAGSAGPAPATRPEDADVDMPVGDHMALALSGRVLPASDRRVLAAFAAQAVVVLDRQRLQHEADQAKVLAEGNRIRTALLAAVSHDLRTPLAGIKAAVSSLRSDDVAWSEEDRAELLAGIEDGADRLDHLVGNLLDMSRLQTGTVAPLIREIDLDEVVPMALGGVPEDSVVLEIPESLPMVAVDAGLLERAVANLVENAVKYSPLDERVLVAASAMADRVEVRVVDRGPGVPDDAKDRIFAPFQRYGDAPRGTGVGLGLAVARGFAEAMGGTLNAEDTPGGGLTMVLTVRAVDRRPDLAARSAVAERQAS from the coding sequence ATGGGACGCGGCAAGCTTCGGATCTACCTCGGTGCGGCACCGGGCGTGGGCAAGACCTACGCGATGCTCTCCGAGGCGCATCGCCGCGTCGAACGCGGGACGGACTGCGTGGTGGCGTTCGTCGAGCACCATCACCGGCCCCGCACCGAAGTGATGCTCCACGGCCTGGAGCAGGTTCCGCGCAAGGAGCTGGAGTACCGGGGCGGGGTCTTCACCGAGATGGACGTCGACGCCGTGCTCCGCCGCGCCCCGGCCGTCGCCCTCGTGGACGAACTCGCCCACACCAACGTGCCCGGCTCCCGCAACGCCAAGCGCTGGCAGGACGTGGAGGAGCTGCTCGCCGCCGGCGTCGACGTCGTCTCCACCGTCAACATCCAGCACCTGGAGTCACTGGGCGACGTCGTCGAGTCGATAACGGGTGTGCGGCAGCGCGAGACCGTGCCGGACGAGGTGGTGCGTCGGGCGGACCAGATCGAGCTGGTCGACATGTCGCCGCCCGCGCTGCGCCGCCGGATGGCGCACGGCAACATCTACAAGCCCGACAAGGTCGACGCGGCCCTGTCCAACTACTTCCGGCCCGGCAATCTCACCGCCCTGCGCGAGCTCGCGCTGCTGTGGGTGGCCGACCGGGCCGACGAATACCTGACCGAGTACCGCAGCGAACACCGGGTCTCCAAGATCTGGGGATCCCGGGAGCGGATCGTCGTCGGGCTGACCGGCGGTCCGGAGGGCCGGACGCTGATCCGGCGCGCCGCGCGGCTGGCCGAGAAGGGGGCGGGCGGCGAGGTCATGGCCGTCTACATCGCCCGCAGCGACGGCCTCACCTCCGCCTCGCCGAAGGAGCTGGCCGTCCAGCGCACCCTGGTCGAGGACCTCGGCGGCACCTTCCACCACGTGGTCGGCGACGACATCCCCGCCTCCCTGCTGGACTTCGCGCGGGGGGTCAACGCCACCCAGATCGTGCTCGGCTCCTCCCGGCGCAAGACCTGGCAGTACGTCTTCGGTCCGGGCGTCGGCGCCACGGTCGCCCGGGAGTCCGGCCCCGACCTGGACGTCCACATCGTCACCCACGAAGAGGTCGCCAAGGGGCGCGGTCTGCCGGTGGCCCGCGGAGTACGGCTCGGGCGCTCCCGGATCATCTGGGGCTGGGCGATCGGCATCGGCGGCCCCGTCGTCATGGCCCTGCTGCTGAACACCATCGACCTCGGCCTCGCCAACGACATGCTGCTGTTCCTGGCGGTGACGGTCGCGGCCGCCCTGCTCGGCGGGCTGCTCCCGGCCCTCGCCTCGGCCGCCTTCGGCTCGCTGCTCCTGAACTACTTCTACACACCGCCCCTGCACCGGCTGACCGTCGCCGACCCGAAGAACATCGTCGCCATCGTGATCTTCGTGGGCGTCGCAGTCTCCGTGGCGTCCGTGGTGGACCTGGCGGCCCGCCGTACGCACCAGGCGGCGCGGCTCCGTGCCGAGTCGGAGATCCTCTCCTTCCTGGCGGGCAGCGTGCTGCGCGGCGAGACCAGCCTGGAAGCCCTGCTGGAGCGCGTCCGGGAGACCTTCGGGATGGAATCGGTCGCCTTGCTGGAGCGCGCCGGTGACGTCGACCCGTGGACGTGCGCGGGCAGCGCCGGACCGGCGCCCGCGACCCGCCCCGAGGACGCCGACGTCGACATGCCGGTCGGCGACCACATGGCGCTCGCCCTGTCCGGACGGGTGCTGCCCGCCTCCGACCGCCGGGTGCTGGCCGCCTTCGCCGCGCAGGCCGTGGTGGTCCTGGACCGCCAGCGCCTCCAGCACGAGGCGGACCAGGCCAAGGTGCTGGCCGAGGGCAACCGCATCCGTACCGCCCTGCTGGCCGCCGTGAGCCACGACCTGCGCACCCCGCTCGCCGGGATCAAGGCGGCGGTGTCGTCCCTGCGCTCCGACGACGTGGCCTGGTCCGAGGAGGACCGGGCCGAGCTCCTCGCGGGCATCGAGGACGGCGCCGACCGCCTCGACCACCTGGTGGGCAACCTGCTGGACATGTCCCGGCTCCAGACCGGCACGGTCGCTCCGCTGATCCGGGAGATCGACCTGGACGAGGTCGTCCCGATGGCACTCGGCGGTGTCCCCGAGGACAGCGTGGTCCTGGAGATCCCGGAGAGCCTGCCGATGGTCGCCGTCGACGCCGGACTGCTGGAGCGCGCCGTCGCCAACCTCGTCGAGAACGCCGTCAAGTACAGCCCCCTCGACGAACGCGTCCTGGTCGCCGCGAGCGCCATGGCCGACCGCGTGGAGGTCCGCGTGGTGGACCGCGGCCCCGGTGTCCCGGACGACGCCAAGGACCGGATATTCGCGCCCTTCCAGCGGTACGGAGACGCCCCGCGCGGCACCGGAGTGGGCCTCGGCCTCGCGGTCGCCCGAGGCTTCGCCGAGGCGATGGGCGGCACCCTCAACGCCGAGGACACCCCAGGCGGCGGACTCACCATGGTGCTCACGGTGCGGGCGGTGGACCGCCGGCCCGACCTGGCCGCCCGATCAGCAGTCGCAGAAAGGCAGGCTTCATGA
- a CDS encoding response regulator, with amino-acid sequence MTRVLVVDDEPQITRALVINLKARKYEVDAAPDGATALQLAAARHPDVVVLDLGLPDMDGVEVIKGLRGWTRVPILVLSARHSSDEKVEALDAGADDYVTKPFGMDELLARLRAAVRRAEPTGGGEDDVIVETAGFTVDLAAKKVHRDGRDVRLTPTEWHLLDVLVRNTGRLVSQKQLLQEVWGPSYGTETNYLRVYMAQLRRKLEVDPSHPKHFITEPGMGYRFER; translated from the coding sequence ATGACCCGGGTCCTCGTGGTCGACGACGAGCCGCAGATCACCCGAGCCCTCGTCATCAACCTGAAGGCACGCAAGTACGAGGTCGACGCGGCCCCCGACGGAGCCACCGCGCTCCAGCTCGCCGCCGCGCGTCACCCCGACGTCGTCGTGCTCGACCTCGGCCTGCCCGACATGGACGGCGTCGAGGTGATCAAGGGGCTGCGCGGCTGGACCCGGGTGCCGATCCTGGTGCTGTCCGCCCGGCACTCCTCGGACGAGAAGGTCGAGGCACTCGACGCGGGCGCCGACGACTACGTCACCAAGCCCTTCGGCATGGACGAACTGCTCGCCCGGCTGCGCGCCGCCGTCCGCCGCGCGGAGCCCACCGGGGGCGGTGAGGACGACGTGATCGTGGAGACCGCGGGGTTCACCGTCGACCTGGCGGCGAAGAAGGTGCACCGCGACGGGCGGGACGTCCGGCTCACCCCCACGGAATGGCATCTGCTGGACGTGCTGGTCCGCAACACCGGCCGGCTCGTCAGCCAGAAACAGCTGCTCCAGGAGGTCTGGGGCCCGTCCTACGGGACGGAGACGAACTATCTGCGGGTCTACATGGCCCAGCTGCGCCGCAAGCTGGAGGTGGACCCCTCGCACCCGAAGCACTTCATCACCGAGCCGGGTATGGGATACAGGTTCGAACGGTGA
- a CDS encoding OB-fold nucleic acid binding domain-containing protein, whose product MSAVPRSEKPAGRFRRMMDRLSSSQQDLESEELREDTATAGCTRIGDCHDRQIVTVTGTLRTVTLRPRAGVPALEAELFDGSAALDVVWLGRRSIVGIEPGRKLIASGRIAMSRGRRVLFNPKYELRPLGRE is encoded by the coding sequence ATGAGTGCTGTTCCTCGTTCCGAAAAGCCGGCGGGCCGCTTCCGGCGCATGATGGACCGGCTCTCCTCGTCCCAGCAGGACCTGGAGTCCGAGGAGCTGCGGGAGGACACCGCGACCGCGGGCTGTACCCGTATCGGTGACTGCCACGACCGGCAGATCGTCACGGTTACTGGTACTTTGCGCACGGTCACTCTGCGGCCGAGAGCCGGTGTCCCGGCTCTGGAGGCCGAGCTGTTCGACGGCTCGGCCGCCCTGGACGTGGTCTGGCTCGGCCGCCGCTCCATCGTCGGCATCGAGCCCGGACGCAAGTTGATCGCCTCGGGCCGTATCGCGATGAGCCGGGGCCGTAGGGTGTTGTTCAATCCGAAGTACGAACTCAGACCCCTCGGACGGGAGTAG